In one Nitrososphaera viennensis EN76 genomic region, the following are encoded:
- a CDS encoding DEAD/DEAH box helicase family protein translates to MPSKSEVQDDNSKIQALKGKPFWIWSKKKHAKKSKDCCCFNHIVGLPVKNGRAMPMFDYEKKIHDLLAKKGRKEKQKDKHLWVKKATGLGVTELLLRYMAWLCYRDDSCRGAQMCIVTGPNKELAKGLITRLKEICKDVEKLESKETVVVLNGCRIEAFPSHHLDAMRALARPAFILLDEADFFPPKEQKNARDVAERYIAKSDPYIVLVSTPNMPGGLYESIEKEAEAQCIYHRLHLDYKAGLNKIYTRAEIEKARKSPSFEREYNLKYGYGTGNIFPYQLVDACVMEYDPALQKGASDRVLAVDPAYGSSKFALVGIERLDEMLYVKEARQYERPSPAAMLEVVAEFARQYPTVLVDSAHPGLIRDLQEKGVDAQPVNFAKNLADMTSAAARVVTEKKVRIHPAFTDLQYQLKAAVYNDKGHPDKRKLSFDLGDCMLMLAYYCLRQDGLFMAEI, encoded by the coding sequence ATGCCATCAAAATCTGAGGTACAGGATGATAATTCTAAAATACAGGCCCTGAAGGGCAAGCCATTCTGGATCTGGAGCAAGAAAAAGCATGCAAAAAAATCCAAAGACTGCTGTTGCTTTAACCACATTGTCGGCCTGCCCGTCAAAAACGGCAGGGCCATGCCTATGTTTGACTATGAGAAAAAGATCCACGACCTGCTTGCAAAAAAGGGAAGAAAAGAGAAACAGAAGGACAAGCACCTGTGGGTGAAAAAAGCCACAGGGCTTGGGGTGACTGAACTCCTGCTGAGGTACATGGCCTGGCTGTGCTACCGTGACGATTCGTGCAGGGGCGCGCAGATGTGCATCGTCACCGGCCCGAACAAGGAGCTTGCCAAGGGGCTCATAACCCGGCTAAAGGAGATCTGCAAGGACGTTGAAAAGCTGGAGTCAAAAGAGACGGTGGTCGTCCTGAACGGCTGCAGGATAGAGGCTTTTCCGTCGCACCACCTCGACGCGATGCGCGCCCTTGCCAGGCCGGCGTTCATACTCCTTGACGAGGCCGACTTTTTCCCGCCAAAAGAGCAGAAAAACGCCCGCGACGTCGCAGAGCGCTACATAGCCAAGAGCGACCCGTACATAGTATTGGTGAGCACGCCCAACATGCCCGGCGGCCTGTACGAGAGCATAGAAAAGGAGGCAGAAGCGCAGTGCATCTACCACAGGCTCCACCTTGATTACAAGGCCGGGCTGAACAAGATCTACACAAGAGCCGAGATTGAAAAGGCGCGCAAGTCGCCAAGCTTTGAAAGAGAGTATAACTTGAAGTACGGCTACGGCACAGGCAACATTTTTCCCTACCAGCTTGTGGACGCCTGCGTCATGGAATATGACCCTGCGCTGCAAAAGGGCGCATCGGACAGGGTGCTTGCCGTGGACCCTGCCTACGGTTCCAGCAAGTTTGCCTTGGTAGGCATTGAGCGGCTGGACGAAATGCTGTACGTCAAGGAGGCAAGGCAGTACGAGCGCCCGTCTCCTGCCGCCATGCTCGAGGTGGTTGCCGAGTTTGCCCGCCAGTACCCGACTGTGCTCGTAGACTCGGCGCATCCGGGGCTAATCAGGGACTTGCAGGAAAAAGGGGTGGACGCACAGCCGGTAAACTTTGCAAAAAATCTTGCCGACATGACAAGTGCGGCGGCGCGGGTCGTAACGGAAAAGAAGGTAAGGATACACCCTGCCTTTACGGATCTGCAGTACCAGCTAAAGGCGGCAGTGTACAATGATAAAGGCCACCCGGACAAGCGCAAACTGTCGTTTGACCTTGGCGATTGTATGTTGATGCTTGCCTATTATTGCCTCCGCCAAGATGGATTATTCATGGCCGAGATCTGA